One genomic segment of Labeo rohita strain BAU-BD-2019 chromosome 14, IGBB_LRoh.1.0, whole genome shotgun sequence includes these proteins:
- the LOC127176627 gene encoding COP9 signalosome complex subunit 6 isoform X4 has protein sequence MSPSVMASGVTGSVSVALHPLVILNISDHWIRIRSQEGRAMQVVGALIGKQEGRNIEVMNSFELLFHTVEDQIHIDKEYYYTKEEQFKQVFKDMEFLGWYTTGGAPDQSDIHIHKQVCEIIESPLFLKLNPMTKHTDLPVSVYESVIDIISGEATMLFAELPYTLATEEAERIGVDHVARMTAIGTGENSTVAEHLIAQHSAIKMLHSRVKVILEYVKAVQAGEVPFNHEILREANALCHRLPVLNTLKFKTDFYDQCNDVGLMAYLGTITKTCNSMNQFINKFNVLYDRQGIGRRMRGLFF, from the exons A TGAGCCCCAGTGTGATGGCGTCTGGTGTCACGGGCAGCGTGTCGGTAGCTTTACATCCACTCGTCATCCTGAATATCTCCGATCACTGGATCCGGATCCGCTCGCAGGAGGGACGAGCCATGCAgg ttgTTGGCGCTCTGATCGGAAAACAGGAGGGCAGAAACATCGAGGTGATGAATTCATTTGAGCTGCTGTTTCACACCGTAGAAGATCAGATTCACATCGATAAAGAGTATTATTACACTAAAGAAGAACAGT TCAAGCAGGTTTTTAAGGACATGGAGTTTCTGGGCTGGTACACGACCGGCGGCGCTCCAGACCAATCAGATATCCACATTCATAAGCAG gTGTGTGAGATCATCGAGAGTCCGCTGTTCCTGAAACTCAACCCCATGACCAAACACACTGAc CTGCCAGTCAGCGTGTATGAATCTGTGATTGACATCATCAGCGGAgag GCGACTATGCTGTTTGCTGAGCTGCCGTATACGCTAGCGACAGAAGAGGCCGAGCGCATCGGAGTCGATCACGTCGCGAGGATGACGGCCATAGGGACAGGAGAAAACTCAACag TGGCGGAGCATCTGATCGCTCAGCACAGCGCTATAAAGATGCTGCACAGCCGCGTGAAGGTCATTCTGGAGTACGTCAAAGCTGTTCAGGCAG gtgAGGTCCCGTTCAATCACGAGATCCTGCGGGAGGCGAACGCTCTCTGTCACCGTCTGCCGGTTCTCAACACGCTCAAGTTCAAGACAGACTTCTATGAT CAATGCAATGACGTGGGTCTGATGGCGTATCTGGGAACCATCACCAAAACCTGCAACAGCATGAACCAGTTCATCAACAAATTCAATGTGCTGTACGACAGGCAGGGCATCGGCCGGCGCATGAGGGGCCTGTTCTTCTGA
- the LOC127176627 gene encoding COP9 signalosome complex subunit 6 isoform X3 yields MAASNGGGMEVDATVSPSVMASGVTGSVSVALHPLVILNISDHWIRIRSQEGRAMQVVGALIGKQEGRNIEVMNSFELLFHTVEDQIHIDKEYYYTKEEQFKQVFKDMEFLGWYTTGGAPDQSDIHIHKQVCEIIESPLFLKLNPMTKHTDLPVSVYESVIDIISGEATMLFAELPYTLATEEAERIGVDHVARMTAIGTGENSTVAEHLIAQHSAIKMLHSRVKVILEYVKAVQAGEVPFNHEILREANALCHRLPVLNTLKFKTDFYDQCNDVGLMAYLGTITKTCNSMNQFINKFNVLYDRQGIGRRMRGLFF; encoded by the exons ATGGCGGCGAGTAACGGCGGAGGAATGGAGGTGGACGCGACAG TGAGCCCCAGTGTGATGGCGTCTGGTGTCACGGGCAGCGTGTCGGTAGCTTTACATCCACTCGTCATCCTGAATATCTCCGATCACTGGATCCGGATCCGCTCGCAGGAGGGACGAGCCATGCAgg ttgTTGGCGCTCTGATCGGAAAACAGGAGGGCAGAAACATCGAGGTGATGAATTCATTTGAGCTGCTGTTTCACACCGTAGAAGATCAGATTCACATCGATAAAGAGTATTATTACACTAAAGAAGAACAGT TCAAGCAGGTTTTTAAGGACATGGAGTTTCTGGGCTGGTACACGACCGGCGGCGCTCCAGACCAATCAGATATCCACATTCATAAGCAG gTGTGTGAGATCATCGAGAGTCCGCTGTTCCTGAAACTCAACCCCATGACCAAACACACTGAc CTGCCAGTCAGCGTGTATGAATCTGTGATTGACATCATCAGCGGAgag GCGACTATGCTGTTTGCTGAGCTGCCGTATACGCTAGCGACAGAAGAGGCCGAGCGCATCGGAGTCGATCACGTCGCGAGGATGACGGCCATAGGGACAGGAGAAAACTCAACag TGGCGGAGCATCTGATCGCTCAGCACAGCGCTATAAAGATGCTGCACAGCCGCGTGAAGGTCATTCTGGAGTACGTCAAAGCTGTTCAGGCAG gtgAGGTCCCGTTCAATCACGAGATCCTGCGGGAGGCGAACGCTCTCTGTCACCGTCTGCCGGTTCTCAACACGCTCAAGTTCAAGACAGACTTCTATGAT CAATGCAATGACGTGGGTCTGATGGCGTATCTGGGAACCATCACCAAAACCTGCAACAGCATGAACCAGTTCATCAACAAATTCAATGTGCTGTACGACAGGCAGGGCATCGGCCGGCGCATGAGGGGCCTGTTCTTCTGA
- the LOC127176627 gene encoding evC complex member EVC isoform X1, translated as MRFNASSDSCSEIVLTEPSEPRGVMWGPVTGAAVFGASLALIAAALLYACHRKRPFIIAAPCEGLRRRLEECEEESDCDSRRTQAEAEAAERAERRRSVVNGDVAAFALKARVVYPINQRYRPLADGASNPSLHEPPKRQAPPSQDSASSLGDDWPSQERDDDDDDSSQFVSCGPSSKTNTSHVFRRVQHYPQTPCHSRVSLLCLTLQELQLHTSLLQQQKYTMFLQILRMSLGDREHAGVIHQQQRQEVELLMRGVSVDEGAETDAVVSIEEVEKTGREQLERSLQTAVSFAKQLERLRQTLHRTFSSDVSEEVTRSVIGCLRPTEDVLAEVQASVLKMLLERFECWQEVSDGLREKTALLKREAELMLKATGQSVHELRADGQLDKQTLSDVETAVNEALEQSADEIRRQTEELALNHCQKACVRRRRMMKAQSSEWSHVSDTQTDAPLMMKVFAELQMRHWHQRRDFELQQDTRITDALCERWTSLCSKCSRRIADLCSEFVLSSVTAGSAPSADQGQSVLQSMKLTVTNQMQREERHAQARLHTLREQLRRRGQVWTEDEALTRACQNHFGEQQREVVTATVSRCSDMQMSCALIEEQQHLLILEFQRILTARCFYLQSVKEMKLNQLTVQTDTQDSCVAMETAPSDAAAIGQNLLHEQLSELEAAADMLQGHAHFLVGHALARAARLQIGGASAGDRQVKERLIDAVSESVYVTRDSVSSLVHKYFSRIQNTSLTPHSSADEDTDTQTERTACTRALQTQLTNWARKPTSAELHHRVVELKRTCVKEFKTDHHSPAQTNTYRQIR; from the exons ATGCGCTTTAACGCCTCATCGGACTCGTGCTCGGAAATTGTGCTGACTGAGCCGTCAGAGCCCCGGGGCGTGATGTGGGGTCCGGTAACGGGCGCCGCGGTGTTCGGTGCGAGTCTGGCGCTCATCGCAGCCGCGCTGCTCTACGCGTGTCATCGGAAACGGCCGTTCATCATCGCTGCACCG TGTGAAGGTCTGCGGAGGCGTCTGGAGGAGTGTGAGGAGGAGAGCGACTGTGACAGCAGGAGAACACAAGCGGAGGCAGAAGCTGCTGAAAGAGCC GAGCGGCGTCGGTCGGTGGTGAACGGCGACGTGGCTGCGTTTGCGCTGAAGGCGAGGGTCGTGTATCCCATCAACCAGAGATACAGA CCGCTAGCAGACGGAGCCTCCAACCCTTCCCTGCATGAGCCGCCCAAGCGCCAGGCCCCGCCCAGCCAAGACTCCGCCTCCTCGCTGGGTGACGATTGGCCGAGTCAAGAGagggatgatgatgatgatgacagcAGTCAGTTCGTCTCCTGCGGCCCCTCGTCTAAAACAAACACCAGTCACGTGTTTAGGAGAGTCCAGCACTACCCACAAACCCCATGTCACTCACG gGTGAGTTTGCTGTGTTTGACTCTACAGGAGCTACAGCTGCACACGTCACTGCTGCAGCAGCAGAAGTACACG ATGTTCCTGCAGATTCTGCGAATGTCGTTGGGTGACAGAGAGCACGCAGGCGTCATTCACCAGCAGCAGCGGCAG GAGGTGGAGCTGCTGATGAGGGGCGTGTCTGTGGATGAGGGGGCGGAGACTGACGCGGTTGTGTCTATAGAAGAGGTGGAGAAAACGGGACGGGAGCAGCTGGAGCGCTCACTGCAGACG GCCGTGAGTTTCGCAAAGCAGTTGGAGCGGCTCAGGCAGACTCTTCACCGCACGTTTTCCAGTGACGTCTCAGAGGAAGTGACGCGTAGCGTGATCGGGTGCCTGCGACCGACGGAGGACGTTCTGGCTGAGGTTCAGGCGTCCGTTCTGAAG ATGCTGCTGGAACGCTTTGAGTGCTGGCAGGAAGTGTCCGATGGCCTGAGAGAGAAGACGGCGCTGCTGAAACGGGAGGCGGAGCTTATGCTGAAAGCCACCGGCCAATCAGTGCATGAGCTGAGAGCTGACGGACAGCTGGACAAACAGACTCTCAGTGACGTGGAGACTGCAGTTAATGAAGCACTGGAGCAGAGCGCCGACG agatCAGACGTCAGACTGAAGAGCTCGCACTCAACCACTGTCAGAAGGCCTgtgtgaggaggaggaggatgatgaaGGCTCAGAGCTCTGAGTGGAGTCATGTgtcagacacacagacagacgcTCCTCTCATGATGAAG GTGTTTGCTGAGCTGCAGATGAGACACTGGCATCAGAGGAGAGACTTTGAGCTGCAGCAGGACACAAGAATCACAGATGCTCTGTGTGAACGCTGGACg AGCTTGTGTAGTAAGTGCAGCCGACGCATTGCTGATTTGTGCTCAGAGTTCGTCCTCAGCAGTGTAACTGCAGGCTCCGCCCCTTCAGCAGACCAGGGCCAATCAGTGCTGCAGAGCATGAAGCTCACCGTCACCAATCAGATGCAGCGAGAAGAGAGACACGCCCAAGCGCGTCTGCACACGCTCAGAGAGCAGCTGCGGCGACGCGGACAG GTTTGGACGGAGGACGAGGCTTTGACGCGTGCGTGTCAGAATCACTTTGGAGAACAGCAGCGTGAGGTCGTCACGGCGACGGTTTCCAGGTGTTCAGATATGCAGATGAG TTGTGCTCTAATTGAAGAGCAGCAGCATCTTTTGATTTTGGAGTTTCAGAGAATTTTAACAGCTCGATGTTTTTACCTGCAATCTGTGAAAGAGATGAAACTGAATCAGTTGACCGTACAGACGGATacacag GACTCCTGTGTCGCCATGGAAACGGCCCCATCTGACGCGGCTGCGATTGGTCAGAATCTTCTGCACGAGCAGCTGTCGGAGCTGGAAGCCGCTGCTGACATGCTGCAGGGACACGCCCACTTCCTGGTTGGACACGCCCTCGCCCGAGCGGCACGCCTGCAGATCGGCGGAGCGTCTGCTGGAGACAGACAGGTGAAG GAGCGGCTGATCGACGCCGTGTCTGAAAGCGTCTATGTGACACGCGATTCTGTTTCGTCTCTCGTCCACAAATATTTCTCTCGGATCCAAAACACGAGCCTCACGCCGCACAGCAGCGCCGACG aggatacagacacacagacagaaagGACAGCCTGTACTAGAGCTCTACAAACACAACTCACCAACTGGGCCAGAAAACCCACATCTGCTGAATTACATCACAG GGTTGTGGAGCTGAAGAGGACGTGTGTGAAGGAGTTTAAAACGGATCATCACAGTCCAGCACAAACCAACACCTACAGACAGATCAGA TGA
- the LOC127176627 gene encoding evC complex member EVC isoform X2, which translates to MRFNASSDSCSEIVLTEPSEPRGVMWGPVTGAAVFGASLALIAAALLYACHRKRPFIIAAPCEGLRRRLEECEEESDCDSRRTQAEAEAAERAERRRSVVNGDVAAFALKARVVYPINQRYRPLADGASNPSLHEPPKRQAPPSQDSASSLGDDWPSQERDDDDDDSSQFVSCGPSSKTNTSHVFRRVQHYPQTPCHSRVSLLCLTLQELQLHTSLLQQQKYTMFLQILRMSLGDREHAGVIHQQQRQEVELLMRGVSVDEGAETDAVVSIEEVEKTGREQLERSLQTAVSFAKQLERLRQTLHRTFSSDVSEEVTRSVIGCLRPTEDVLAEVQASVLKMLLERFECWQEVSDGLREKTALLKREAELMLKATGQSVHELRADGQLDKQTLSDVETAVNEALEQSADEIRRQTEELALNHCQKACVRRRRMMKAQSSEWSHVSDTQTDAPLMMKVFAELQMRHWHQRRDFELQQDTRITDALCERWTSLCSKCSRRIADLCSEFVLSSVTAGSAPSADQGQSVLQSMKLTVTNQMQREERHAQARLHTLREQLRRRGQVWTEDEALTRACQNHFGEQQREVVTATVSRCSDMQMRDETESVDRTDGYTGLLCRHGNGPI; encoded by the exons ATGCGCTTTAACGCCTCATCGGACTCGTGCTCGGAAATTGTGCTGACTGAGCCGTCAGAGCCCCGGGGCGTGATGTGGGGTCCGGTAACGGGCGCCGCGGTGTTCGGTGCGAGTCTGGCGCTCATCGCAGCCGCGCTGCTCTACGCGTGTCATCGGAAACGGCCGTTCATCATCGCTGCACCG TGTGAAGGTCTGCGGAGGCGTCTGGAGGAGTGTGAGGAGGAGAGCGACTGTGACAGCAGGAGAACACAAGCGGAGGCAGAAGCTGCTGAAAGAGCC GAGCGGCGTCGGTCGGTGGTGAACGGCGACGTGGCTGCGTTTGCGCTGAAGGCGAGGGTCGTGTATCCCATCAACCAGAGATACAGA CCGCTAGCAGACGGAGCCTCCAACCCTTCCCTGCATGAGCCGCCCAAGCGCCAGGCCCCGCCCAGCCAAGACTCCGCCTCCTCGCTGGGTGACGATTGGCCGAGTCAAGAGagggatgatgatgatgatgacagcAGTCAGTTCGTCTCCTGCGGCCCCTCGTCTAAAACAAACACCAGTCACGTGTTTAGGAGAGTCCAGCACTACCCACAAACCCCATGTCACTCACG gGTGAGTTTGCTGTGTTTGACTCTACAGGAGCTACAGCTGCACACGTCACTGCTGCAGCAGCAGAAGTACACG ATGTTCCTGCAGATTCTGCGAATGTCGTTGGGTGACAGAGAGCACGCAGGCGTCATTCACCAGCAGCAGCGGCAG GAGGTGGAGCTGCTGATGAGGGGCGTGTCTGTGGATGAGGGGGCGGAGACTGACGCGGTTGTGTCTATAGAAGAGGTGGAGAAAACGGGACGGGAGCAGCTGGAGCGCTCACTGCAGACG GCCGTGAGTTTCGCAAAGCAGTTGGAGCGGCTCAGGCAGACTCTTCACCGCACGTTTTCCAGTGACGTCTCAGAGGAAGTGACGCGTAGCGTGATCGGGTGCCTGCGACCGACGGAGGACGTTCTGGCTGAGGTTCAGGCGTCCGTTCTGAAG ATGCTGCTGGAACGCTTTGAGTGCTGGCAGGAAGTGTCCGATGGCCTGAGAGAGAAGACGGCGCTGCTGAAACGGGAGGCGGAGCTTATGCTGAAAGCCACCGGCCAATCAGTGCATGAGCTGAGAGCTGACGGACAGCTGGACAAACAGACTCTCAGTGACGTGGAGACTGCAGTTAATGAAGCACTGGAGCAGAGCGCCGACG agatCAGACGTCAGACTGAAGAGCTCGCACTCAACCACTGTCAGAAGGCCTgtgtgaggaggaggaggatgatgaaGGCTCAGAGCTCTGAGTGGAGTCATGTgtcagacacacagacagacgcTCCTCTCATGATGAAG GTGTTTGCTGAGCTGCAGATGAGACACTGGCATCAGAGGAGAGACTTTGAGCTGCAGCAGGACACAAGAATCACAGATGCTCTGTGTGAACGCTGGACg AGCTTGTGTAGTAAGTGCAGCCGACGCATTGCTGATTTGTGCTCAGAGTTCGTCCTCAGCAGTGTAACTGCAGGCTCCGCCCCTTCAGCAGACCAGGGCCAATCAGTGCTGCAGAGCATGAAGCTCACCGTCACCAATCAGATGCAGCGAGAAGAGAGACACGCCCAAGCGCGTCTGCACACGCTCAGAGAGCAGCTGCGGCGACGCGGACAG GTTTGGACGGAGGACGAGGCTTTGACGCGTGCGTGTCAGAATCACTTTGGAGAACAGCAGCGTGAGGTCGTCACGGCGACGGTTTCCAGGTGTTCAGATATGCAGATGAG AGATGAAACTGAATCAGTTGACCGTACAGACGGATacacag GACTCCTGTGTCGCCATGGAAACGGCCCCATCTGA